A section of the Amycolatopsis sp. AA4 genome encodes:
- a CDS encoding carboxylesterase/lipase family protein, producing MRFRGKAPAVLATVVGVVLSLAGSAALAGKVRAPACSPGTTVPADDGPVCGVAGAGITSWQGIRYAAPPVGELRWAAPQRPAPWTEPFPATAEGNECPQPPGTGPGSDNEDCLNLTVRVPNNAGPGPFPVMVQIHGGGFLLWKPTDASRLVAAGHVVSVEFNYRLGIFGFLAHESFGAHAGNYGLQDQQAALRWVQRNIAKFGGDPRNVTIYGDSAGGSSICAHTASPTSAGLFKRGISQSGEYNSLLGVDIIWQTQDCKANLPTEKQARQKGARFAAALGCSTAACLRALPAQAVLKQADHGRNPDNGTVAPIVDGKTLPMSPAEAFATGQVNRVTLMHGVDRDETQLPSAETAADYEKFLKQQYGKHADEVRKTYPLKRYPAPAPYLAYRTAVADSNSVCPALLNDERLSRHLPVFAYQVDDTDIPPQFFVDPAKPNGAYHVAEWQLMFPDGVQLTPNQQVLADQILTQWAGFARTGNPTVDGAPQWDPYTKDKPVVLALNAAGDSQLTTEIPRQHHCAELWNPLTPFQHR from the coding sequence ATGAGATTCCGCGGAAAGGCGCCCGCTGTCTTGGCGACTGTCGTCGGGGTGGTGCTGTCGCTGGCCGGATCGGCGGCGCTGGCGGGCAAGGTGCGCGCGCCAGCGTGTTCGCCGGGTACGACGGTCCCCGCCGATGACGGGCCGGTGTGCGGTGTCGCGGGCGCGGGAATCACGTCGTGGCAAGGGATTCGCTACGCCGCGCCGCCGGTGGGCGAGTTGCGTTGGGCCGCGCCGCAGCGTCCCGCGCCCTGGACCGAACCGTTCCCCGCGACCGCGGAGGGCAACGAATGTCCGCAGCCGCCGGGTACCGGTCCGGGGTCGGACAACGAGGATTGCCTCAATCTGACCGTGCGCGTGCCCAACAACGCGGGTCCCGGTCCGTTTCCGGTGATGGTGCAGATCCATGGCGGCGGATTCCTGCTGTGGAAGCCGACCGACGCGAGTCGTCTCGTGGCCGCGGGGCACGTCGTCAGCGTGGAGTTCAATTACCGGCTCGGGATTTTCGGCTTCCTGGCCCACGAATCGTTCGGGGCGCACGCGGGCAACTACGGACTCCAGGACCAGCAAGCCGCGCTCCGCTGGGTGCAACGGAACATCGCGAAGTTCGGCGGCGACCCCCGCAACGTCACGATCTACGGCGATTCCGCGGGCGGTTCGAGCATCTGCGCCCACACCGCTTCGCCGACCTCGGCTGGGCTGTTCAAGCGTGGAATCAGCCAAAGCGGCGAGTACAACTCGCTGCTCGGCGTCGACATCATCTGGCAAACGCAAGACTGCAAAGCAAACCTGCCCACCGAGAAACAAGCGCGGCAAAAGGGCGCACGATTCGCCGCGGCACTGGGTTGTTCGACCGCCGCGTGCCTGCGCGCGCTGCCCGCGCAAGCGGTGCTCAAACAGGCCGACCACGGGAGAAACCCGGACAACGGCACGGTCGCGCCGATCGTCGACGGCAAGACTCTGCCGATGTCCCCCGCCGAGGCTTTCGCGACCGGACAGGTCAATCGCGTAACGCTGATGCACGGCGTCGACCGCGACGAAACTCAGCTGCCGTCCGCCGAGACCGCAGCCGATTACGAGAAATTCCTGAAGCAACAGTACGGAAAGCACGCCGACGAGGTCCGCAAGACCTACCCGCTGAAGCGCTACCCCGCGCCAGCCCCGTACCTCGCGTACCGAACCGCCGTCGCGGATTCCAACTCGGTCTGCCCCGCCCTGCTCAACGACGAGCGGTTGTCCCGGCACCTTCCGGTCTTCGCCTATCAGGTCGATGACACCGACATCCCGCCGCAGTTCTTCGTCGACCCCGCCAAGCCGAACGGCGCCTACCATGTCGCCGAATGGCAGCTGATGTTCCCGGACGGGGTCCAGTTGACGCCCAACCAACAGGTGCTCGCCGACCAGATCTTGACGCAGTGGGCGGGTTTCGCCCGCACCGGAAACCCCACTGTGGACGGTGCTCCGCAATGGGATCCGTACACAAAGGACAAGCCGGTGGTGCTGGCGCTCAACGCGGCGGGAGACAGTCAGCTCACGACGGAGATCCCGCGGCAGCATCACTGCGCGGAACTCTGGAACCCGTTGACTCCCTTCCAGCACCGATAA